The proteins below are encoded in one region of Tursiops truncatus isolate mTurTru1 chromosome 12, mTurTru1.mat.Y, whole genome shotgun sequence:
- the CITED2 gene encoding cbp/p300-interacting transactivator 2 isoform X2: MADHMMAMNHGRFPDGTNGLHHHPAHRMGVGQFPSPHHHQQQPQHAFNALMGEHIHYGASNMNATSGIRHAMGPGTVNGGHPPSALAPGARFNSSQFMGPPVASQGGSLPASMQLQKLNNQYFNHHPYPHNHYMPDLHPAAGHQMNGTNQHFRDCNPKHSGGSSTPGSSGGSSTPGGSAGTSGGGAGSSNSGGGSGGSGSSNMPASVAHVPAAMLPPNVIDTDFIDEEVLMSLVIEMGLDRIKELPELWLGQNEFDFMTDFVCKQQPSRVSC, translated from the coding sequence ATGGCAGACCATATGATGGCCATGAACCACGGGCGCTTCCCCGACGGCACTAACGGGCTGCACCACCACCCTGCCCACCGCATGGGCGTGGGGCAGTTCCCGAGCCCCCATCATcaccagcagcagccccaacaCGCCTTCAACGCGCTAATGGGCGAGCACATACACTACGGCGCGAGCAACATGAACGCCACGAGCGGCATCAGGCACGCGATGGGGCCGGGGACTGTGAACGGAGGGCACCCCCCGAGCGCGCTGGCTCCCGGGGCCAGGTTTAACAGCTCCCAGTTCATGGGCCCCCCGGTGGCCAGCCAGGGAGGCTCTCTGCCGGCCAGCATGCAGTTGCAGAAGCTCAACAACCAGTATTTCAACCACCACCCCTATCCCCACAACCACTACATGCCGGATTTGCACCCTGCTGCAGGCCACCAGATGAACGGGACAAACCAGCACTTCCGAGATTGCAACCCCAAGCACAGCGGCGGCAGCAGCACCCCCGGCAGCTCGGGCGGCAGCAGCACCCCCGGCGGCTCGGCGGGCACCTCGGGCGGCGGCGCGGGCAGCAGCAatagcggcggcggcagcggcggcagcggcagcagcaacATGCCCGCCTCCGTGGCCCACGTCCCTGCTGCAATGCTGCCGCCCAATGTCATAGACACTGATTTCATCGACGAGGAAGTGCTTATGTCCTTAGTGATAGAAATGGGTTTGGACCGCATCAAGGAGCTGCCCGAACTCTGGCTGGGGCAAAACGAGTTTGATTTTATGACGGACTTCGTGTGCAAACAACAGCCCAGCAGAGTAAGCTGTTGA
- the CITED2 gene encoding cbp/p300-interacting transactivator 2 isoform X1, which yields MMIRSRSASGLEMADHMMAMNHGRFPDGTNGLHHHPAHRMGVGQFPSPHHHQQQPQHAFNALMGEHIHYGASNMNATSGIRHAMGPGTVNGGHPPSALAPGARFNSSQFMGPPVASQGGSLPASMQLQKLNNQYFNHHPYPHNHYMPDLHPAAGHQMNGTNQHFRDCNPKHSGGSSTPGSSGGSSTPGGSAGTSGGGAGSSNSGGGSGGSGSSNMPASVAHVPAAMLPPNVIDTDFIDEEVLMSLVIEMGLDRIKELPELWLGQNEFDFMTDFVCKQQPSRVSC from the exons ATGATGATTCGCAGCCGAAGTGCGTCGG GACTGGAAATGGCAGACCATATGATGGCCATGAACCACGGGCGCTTCCCCGACGGCACTAACGGGCTGCACCACCACCCTGCCCACCGCATGGGCGTGGGGCAGTTCCCGAGCCCCCATCATcaccagcagcagccccaacaCGCCTTCAACGCGCTAATGGGCGAGCACATACACTACGGCGCGAGCAACATGAACGCCACGAGCGGCATCAGGCACGCGATGGGGCCGGGGACTGTGAACGGAGGGCACCCCCCGAGCGCGCTGGCTCCCGGGGCCAGGTTTAACAGCTCCCAGTTCATGGGCCCCCCGGTGGCCAGCCAGGGAGGCTCTCTGCCGGCCAGCATGCAGTTGCAGAAGCTCAACAACCAGTATTTCAACCACCACCCCTATCCCCACAACCACTACATGCCGGATTTGCACCCTGCTGCAGGCCACCAGATGAACGGGACAAACCAGCACTTCCGAGATTGCAACCCCAAGCACAGCGGCGGCAGCAGCACCCCCGGCAGCTCGGGCGGCAGCAGCACCCCCGGCGGCTCGGCGGGCACCTCGGGCGGCGGCGCGGGCAGCAGCAatagcggcggcggcagcggcggcagcggcagcagcaacATGCCCGCCTCCGTGGCCCACGTCCCTGCTGCAATGCTGCCGCCCAATGTCATAGACACTGATTTCATCGACGAGGAAGTGCTTATGTCCTTAGTGATAGAAATGGGTTTGGACCGCATCAAGGAGCTGCCCGAACTCTGGCTGGGGCAAAACGAGTTTGATTTTATGACGGACTTCGTGTGCAAACAACAGCCCAGCAGAGTAAGCTGTTGA